One part of the Parabacteroides distasonis ATCC 8503 genome encodes these proteins:
- a CDS encoding GumC family protein, with the protein MDITLYISRFLYRIRHQLIFGTLIVTALVAYFSQFMEKKYTVTTSIYTGITSNTGLDEETKPDWQAVNNTYDNLVNLTKSRGTLENVSLKLLALNLTQGNPEIDNLYITADNYKKLTASIPEEIINLIDTASLDNTINRFKEYKNIDSRNYLHELLNGGAAFYSYAALSSIIIRRQGNSDLIEIAYTSSDPGITWNTVKLVSEEMKYSYDNLKYKTANDIVKYYEQELNKLRTKLNQQENDLTNYNVQNSVINYTEQTKSIANSFADFENRYEETQRSYESSTKIINELEKYMEVRTKLVKTNEEFINALEDVSRISGKITEIETFTSENALNKDTELTRYQDQLKDVEKRIALLTDKINSYKESKEGIAIDGLVQEWLSQTLIQVKSKADLEILNKRKHDFEEQYKNYSPIGTKINQQEREINVTEQSYLQVLHALNMAKMKQVNLQLTSSNLTTISEAAYPLFSDKGKRMFLVIAAFIGSLIFIIALNLVIELLDRTLRDAERAKRLTGMNILGAFNGRNSQLKYRGFVKTCNRISAAYACNRLAPYLQKNKTLYINILSIEEREGKTFVAKYFQERWEELGFQVRYIRIGEEINIESSLFTTENIEEYIKAESQPDIVLIEYPSIQGNSVPPHLLSSSQVNILIANVRRVWKNSDKEFVSYLREITKNTSLYLYLNNASREAVEDFTGQLPPQTSMRSFTNRMMYMGLTATNSAIK; encoded by the coding sequence ATGGATATTACACTATACATATCCCGTTTTTTATATAGAATTCGTCACCAACTGATATTTGGAACGCTTATTGTAACAGCATTGGTTGCCTATTTCAGTCAATTCATGGAGAAAAAATACACCGTGACAACTTCGATCTACACAGGTATTACCTCCAACACGGGTTTAGATGAAGAGACAAAACCTGATTGGCAGGCAGTAAACAACACATATGATAACTTGGTTAATTTAACAAAATCAAGAGGAACCCTAGAAAACGTATCACTAAAATTATTAGCATTAAACCTAACACAAGGAAATCCTGAAATAGATAATCTCTATATAACAGCTGACAATTACAAGAAATTAACAGCATCTATACCTGAAGAAATAATAAATTTAATAGACACGGCTTCTCTCGATAACACTATAAACAGATTTAAAGAATATAAAAACATTGATAGCCGCAATTATTTGCATGAATTGCTCAACGGAGGAGCTGCATTCTATAGCTACGCAGCTTTATCCAGCATAATTATTAGACGCCAAGGTAATAGCGATTTGATAGAGATAGCCTACACTAGCTCAGATCCCGGAATCACATGGAATACGGTTAAGTTAGTCAGCGAAGAAATGAAATATTCTTACGATAATTTAAAATATAAAACAGCAAATGATATCGTAAAATATTATGAGCAGGAATTGAATAAATTAAGGACAAAACTCAATCAACAAGAAAATGATCTTACAAATTATAACGTACAAAACAGCGTCATAAATTATACAGAACAAACAAAATCTATCGCAAACTCTTTTGCTGATTTTGAGAACCGTTACGAAGAAACACAACGAAGTTACGAGAGCTCAACCAAAATCATCAACGAGTTAGAGAAATATATGGAAGTTCGTACTAAACTTGTCAAAACGAATGAAGAGTTTATCAACGCATTGGAAGATGTTTCCCGCATCAGTGGTAAAATCACCGAGATAGAGACTTTCACCTCTGAAAACGCATTAAACAAGGATACAGAATTAACACGATATCAAGATCAACTGAAAGATGTCGAGAAGAGAATAGCATTACTGACAGATAAAATTAATAGCTATAAAGAAAGTAAAGAAGGAATCGCTATTGACGGATTAGTACAAGAATGGTTGTCACAGACCTTGATACAAGTGAAATCCAAGGCAGACTTAGAGATTTTAAACAAAAGAAAGCACGATTTCGAGGAGCAGTATAAGAATTATTCTCCCATTGGGACTAAGATCAACCAGCAAGAACGAGAGATCAATGTCACTGAACAGTCTTATCTACAAGTTCTCCATGCCTTAAATATGGCTAAGATGAAACAGGTGAACTTACAATTAACCTCATCAAACTTAACAACTATCTCAGAGGCCGCTTATCCATTGTTTAGTGACAAAGGTAAGCGCATGTTTTTAGTCATAGCCGCTTTTATCGGTAGTTTAATTTTCATTATAGCCCTAAATTTGGTCATTGAATTACTAGACCGTACCCTCCGGGATGCAGAACGGGCTAAACGCCTCACAGGAATGAATATATTAGGAGCCTTCAACGGACGCAACTCCCAATTGAAATACAGGGGATTTGTAAAGACCTGTAACCGAATATCAGCCGCATACGCTTGCAATCGGTTGGCTCCTTATTTGCAAAAAAATAAGACTCTATACATAAATATATTAAGTATAGAAGAAAGAGAAGGGAAGACATTCGTTGCCAAATATTTTCAAGAACGTTGGGAAGAGCTAGGTTTCCAAGTACGATATATAAGGATCGGAGAAGAGATAAACATTGAATCGTCACTATTCACCACAGAAAATATAGAAGAGTATATTAAAGCCGAAAGTCAACCAGACATTGTATTAATCGAATATCCTTCCATTCAAGGAAACAGTGTGCCTCCACATTTGCTAAGCTCAAGTCAAGTTAATATTCTAATAGCTAATGTACGCAGAGTATGGAAAAATAGCGATAAGGAATTTGTTAGTTATTTGCGTGAGATAACTAAAAATACATCTTTGTATTTATACTTGAATAACGCCTCACGAGAAGCCGTAGAAGATTTCACCGGGCAATTGCCCCCTCAGACCTCCATGCGCTCTTTCACGAACCGTATGATGTATATGGGGTTAACCGCAACCAATTCGGCCATAAAATAG
- a CDS encoding O-antigen ligase family protein, translating to MDTSREIKEDSSFNMTLLILVIGLVGIGGALLFNNIPLFGMIIALPLLCITCILLLKYPWFILFVIFTINYFILGITRYIPIEGVSVIMDILYVTALVLLSIHAALYQNIEWKRAIHPLSVMCCIWMGYCIFEIANPSGVLEAWILSRGLIFNGFIIVIITSLLCTRYSFLKSLIFCLSLFTLLAITKTFMQKYIGFDSFETKWLNEGGATTHIIWSGVRYFSFFTDASNMGANMGAATMFFGIAAFHMRSYLCRIYYLSIAILAIYAMFLSGTRGAMIVPLAGLALYTFVSKQTKTIITSSTLLLLTYVFFALTTIGNSNATIRRMRTAFTPTEDASFNVRKENQKKLASYMKYKPFGEGLGLSGDRAGERISKRFTTSIPTDSWYVKIWVETGAVGLTLYLSMIFLSIGWGGWIIAMRLRDPELKGLLTGLLCGIFGMFINAYGNSFWGQFPTMVISFTGLTFIMVGPYLDQEIQEKKSTDSNIKHHD from the coding sequence ATGGATACTTCAAGAGAGATAAAAGAGGATTCTTCTTTCAATATGACCCTATTAATCCTTGTCATAGGACTAGTAGGAATAGGAGGAGCTTTACTATTTAATAACATCCCTCTTTTCGGGATGATAATAGCTTTGCCTTTGTTATGTATAACCTGTATCCTATTATTGAAATATCCTTGGTTCATACTATTTGTCATTTTTACGATCAACTATTTCATATTGGGTATTACCCGATATATTCCAATAGAAGGCGTTAGCGTAATCATGGATATCCTATACGTAACAGCCTTAGTATTACTATCCATTCATGCGGCCCTTTATCAGAACATCGAATGGAAAAGAGCAATTCACCCCTTAAGCGTCATGTGCTGTATATGGATGGGATATTGTATCTTTGAAATCGCTAACCCCTCCGGAGTACTTGAGGCTTGGATATTATCAAGAGGACTGATATTCAATGGGTTTATCATTGTTATTATTACATCGTTATTATGCACTCGTTACTCTTTTTTAAAATCCTTGATATTTTGTTTATCCCTATTCACCCTTTTAGCTATAACTAAAACCTTCATGCAAAAATATATTGGATTTGACAGTTTCGAGACCAAATGGCTTAATGAAGGGGGAGCTACGACTCATATCATATGGTCCGGAGTCCGCTATTTCTCTTTTTTCACCGACGCTAGCAATATGGGGGCGAATATGGGAGCCGCCACTATGTTCTTTGGGATCGCAGCATTCCACATGCGCTCCTATTTATGTAGAATATATTATTTAAGCATAGCTATCCTAGCCATTTACGCGATGTTCCTTTCCGGTACAAGAGGGGCCATGATCGTTCCATTAGCAGGATTGGCACTTTATACATTCGTCAGTAAACAAACCAAAACCATTATCACAAGCTCGACCTTATTATTGCTTACTTATGTTTTTTTTGCCCTTACTACTATAGGAAATAGCAACGCTACCATCCGAAGGATGCGTACCGCATTCACCCCGACAGAAGACGCCTCATTCAATGTTCGAAAAGAAAATCAAAAGAAATTGGCATCCTACATGAAATACAAGCCTTTTGGAGAAGGGCTGGGATTATCAGGTGACAGGGCTGGAGAGAGAATATCAAAACGCTTTACCACCTCCATTCCAACAGATTCATGGTATGTCAAAATCTGGGTGGAGACAGGAGCGGTTGGCTTGACACTTTACCTAAGCATGATCTTTCTATCCATTGGATGGGGAGGATGGATCATAGCCATGCGGCTCAGAGATCCGGAGCTGAAAGGGCTACTGACAGGGTTACTTTGTGGCATATTCGGAATGTTTATCAATGCATACGGGAACTCTTTCTGGGGACAATTCCCGACAATGGTAATTTCCTTTACGGGACTTACTTTTATAATGGTAGGACCCTATCTAGATCAAGAAATACAAGAAAAAAAATCAACTGATTCAAATATAAAACACCATGATTGA
- a CDS encoding glycosyltransferase family 2 protein, translating to MIEQFFQIGENWIDKEEYLFQLIDAIVFLCFMVCVLYLFVFAVYSKRKSTYKYPTTMKKYRFAALFPAYGEDEVIIDSVKSFLQQDYPRELYDIIVIANQMRQETLDRLKSLSVKIIKMENPQSTKIEALKAAIRYIEEGKTKYDNVIILDADNIVKNNYIEKINDAIYAGCSAIQTHRVAKNRDSSIAVLDAVSEEINNSIFRKGHTRLGFSSALSGSGMAFEYGLFKNIIQGCNDIGEDKYMERKLLLQNIYIEYLEDVYTYDEKVRGKKDFYNQRQRWLATQFHNLLSGILQIPGALIKGNWDYCDKLFQWMMPPRVLLLGFITLIAAILSPLDIIISIKWWFLLIWLGITFSVAVPDYLVDQKFRKAIASVPILFFLMFLNTFRIGKKHTFSHTKHSPNHEDSH from the coding sequence ATGATTGAGCAATTCTTTCAAATAGGAGAAAATTGGATAGACAAGGAGGAGTATCTATTTCAATTGATAGACGCCATCGTATTCCTATGTTTTATGGTATGCGTACTGTATTTATTCGTATTCGCCGTTTACTCTAAAAGGAAATCGACTTATAAATACCCTACGACTATGAAAAAATACCGTTTTGCGGCCTTATTTCCGGCCTATGGGGAGGATGAGGTAATTATAGACTCCGTCAAAAGTTTCCTTCAGCAAGACTATCCAAGAGAATTATATGATATTATCGTGATAGCCAACCAAATGCGTCAGGAAACCCTCGATAGGCTAAAGTCATTATCCGTAAAGATTATAAAAATGGAGAACCCACAAAGTACCAAAATAGAGGCCCTCAAGGCAGCCATCCGTTACATTGAAGAAGGAAAAACAAAATATGACAACGTGATTATCCTTGACGCCGATAATATCGTAAAAAACAATTATATAGAGAAAATAAACGATGCTATTTATGCAGGTTGTTCAGCCATACAGACGCATAGGGTAGCCAAGAACAGAGATAGCAGCATAGCGGTGCTCGACGCCGTTAGCGAGGAGATCAACAACTCTATTTTCAGGAAAGGACATACCCGCCTAGGTTTCTCGTCCGCCTTAAGTGGCTCGGGTATGGCTTTCGAATACGGTCTTTTCAAGAATATCATACAAGGTTGCAACGATATCGGGGAAGATAAGTACATGGAGCGAAAACTGTTACTCCAAAATATATATATCGAATATCTTGAAGATGTCTATACATACGACGAGAAAGTAAGAGGCAAGAAAGACTTCTATAATCAAAGACAGCGCTGGCTTGCCACACAATTCCACAACTTACTCTCAGGGATTCTCCAGATACCGGGAGCACTAATAAAAGGAAATTGGGACTATTGCGATAAATTATTTCAATGGATGATGCCCCCTCGTGTCTTATTGCTAGGGTTTATCACGTTAATTGCCGCCATCCTAAGTCCACTTGATATCATAATCTCCATTAAATGGTGGTTCCTCTTGATATGGCTAGGCATCACTTTTAGCGTAGCGGTTCCAGACTATTTAGTGGACCAAAAATTCAGGAAGGCGATCGCCAGTGTTCCCATCCTATTCTTCCTCATGTTCCTAAACACGTTCCGAATAGGGAAAAAGCATACATTCTCTCACACCAAACATTCTCCAAATCATGAAGATAGCCATTGA
- a CDS encoding glycosyltransferase family 4 protein: MKIAIEAQRIFRTNKHGMDFVALESIRELQKIDKENEYFIFVSPGEDHCLEETSNTHIVEVKCPTYPLWEQVALPRAVAKIRPDLLHCTSNTAPIHCPVPLVLTLHDIIFLEPKQGGNTSWYQNMGWHYRRLVVPRILPKCKRIITVSHFERDRIREALCLPKEQIMAIYNGYSQHFHPLSGISAITHKYIHSDDYLFFLGNTDPKKNVPRTLKAYSLYLKRSSRKRPLLIADLREDKLDMILREQHIEEIKPYLSYPGYISNKDLAYLYNGAFVFLYTSLRESFGIPMLEAMACGTPVITGNTSAMPEIAGKGGLLADPFNEEEVASLLLRLEEDQAFHDEQIKYGLQRSRLFSWNHTARKLLQVYMEVIQSLKK, encoded by the coding sequence ATGAAGATAGCCATTGAAGCCCAGCGAATTTTCCGTACGAATAAGCACGGGATGGATTTTGTAGCGCTCGAGAGCATTCGAGAGCTACAGAAAATCGACAAGGAAAATGAATATTTCATATTCGTAAGTCCGGGAGAAGATCATTGCCTAGAAGAAACAAGCAATACGCACATCGTGGAGGTAAAATGCCCCACCTACCCCCTTTGGGAGCAGGTGGCGTTGCCACGGGCTGTAGCCAAGATAAGGCCAGACCTATTGCATTGTACGAGTAACACGGCTCCGATTCATTGCCCCGTCCCATTGGTATTGACCTTGCACGACATCATCTTCCTTGAGCCCAAGCAGGGAGGTAATACATCATGGTACCAAAACATGGGTTGGCACTACCGACGTTTAGTAGTTCCCCGTATACTCCCTAAGTGTAAGAGAATCATTACCGTATCTCATTTTGAACGTGATCGGATTCGAGAGGCCTTATGTCTGCCCAAAGAACAAATCATGGCGATCTACAATGGATACAGCCAGCATTTTCATCCCCTATCAGGCATATCCGCCATCACCCATAAATACATTCATTCGGACGATTACCTTTTCTTCCTAGGAAATACGGACCCTAAGAAAAATGTACCCCGCACCTTGAAGGCATACAGTCTGTATCTCAAGCGCTCATCAAGAAAGCGTCCTCTATTAATAGCGGACTTACGCGAAGACAAGCTGGATATGATATTGAGAGAGCAGCATATAGAGGAAATCAAGCCTTACCTGTCTTACCCAGGTTACATCTCCAACAAGGATTTGGCATACTTGTACAATGGGGCCTTCGTCTTCCTATACACCTCCCTAAGGGAAAGCTTCGGTATCCCCATGCTAGAAGCTATGGCATGCGGTACACCCGTGATAACGGGGAATACCTCGGCCATGCCTGAGATCGCCGGAAAGGGAGGATTATTGGCAGATCCTTTCAACGAAGAAGAAGTAGCTTCCTTATTGCTGCGGCTAGAAGAAGATCAAGCATTCCATGATGAACAAATAAAATATGGATTACAAAGATCCCGATTATTCTCATGGAATCATACGGCTAGGAAACTATTGCAAGTTTATATGGAAGTCATTCAATCCTTAAAGAAATGA
- a CDS encoding acyltransferase: protein MNISDLKQKIKKNDRLKRTVHYLIMNQRGSCPRLWVKWFVNPFMLTYGKRSKIRRSAIMNVSPINSFILGQESIIEHYVTIDNGVGHVHIGDHSRIGIHNTIIGPVFIGNQVILAQNITISGLNHTYHDISKPIVKQGITTSPVIIEDETWIGANTVITSGVHIGKHCVIGAGSVVTKDIPDYSVAVGNPAKVVKHYDPCGQQWKRTR, encoded by the coding sequence ATGAATATCAGCGATCTTAAACAAAAGATAAAGAAAAATGACAGATTAAAGAGAACGGTTCATTACTTAATAATGAATCAAAGAGGCTCTTGCCCTAGATTATGGGTTAAATGGTTTGTCAATCCATTTATGTTAACCTATGGAAAACGGAGCAAGATCAGAAGATCTGCTATAATGAATGTCAGTCCCATTAACTCATTCATACTTGGACAGGAAAGTATAATTGAGCATTACGTCACGATAGACAACGGGGTAGGCCACGTACACATCGGTGATCATTCACGCATAGGCATACATAATACGATCATCGGTCCCGTTTTTATTGGGAATCAAGTTATCTTGGCTCAGAACATCACTATATCCGGGCTCAACCATACATACCATGATATTTCTAAACCAATCGTAAAACAAGGCATAACTACCTCCCCTGTGATCATAGAAGATGAGACTTGGATAGGAGCGAACACGGTCATTACCTCAGGCGTACATATCGGCAAGCACTGCGTGATCGGCGCGGGCAGTGTCGTCACAAAAGATATACCAGATTACTCTGTGGCCGTAGGCAATCCTGCTAAAGTTGTCAAACATTATGACCCATGCGGACAGCAATGGAAACGAACCCGATAA
- a CDS encoding lipopolysaccharide biosynthesis protein has product MASIQKELASGIIYTAISKYSGIIISLAVAGVLARLIDPEEFGVVAIATVIISFFSIFSDLGIAPAIIQNKHLTEDKLNDIFSFTLWTGIGISILFFLSSWPISLFYKQSSLLSICHLLSFNLFFASANIVPNALLFKDKEFKFIAYRSLFVQCIGGIIAILAAISGAGLYALIINPIFSSILIFIISIRKKPQKLKYTFGSKSIHEIFSYSAYQFMFNVINYFSRNLDKLLIGKYMSMNSLGYYEKSYRLMMLPLQNITHVISPVMHPVFSNFQDDPLKLALSYEKVIRILAFIGFPLSVLLWFCAKEITLILFGDQWLPSVPVFQILSLSVGIQIILSTSGSIYQAANDTKSLFICGVFSALLNVSGILAGIFIFKSLEAVAWCICATFAINFIQCYVWMYKVTLKRSLASLIRQLISPAPLVGILIVCLWSIHQSSIILPELANLFIKAVIAVLISCIYIQLSGVYNIINFLKSKIKR; this is encoded by the coding sequence ATGGCATCAATACAAAAAGAGTTGGCATCTGGAATAATCTATACAGCTATATCAAAATACTCAGGAATCATCATTTCTTTAGCCGTGGCAGGTGTACTGGCCCGGCTGATCGATCCAGAGGAATTCGGGGTCGTAGCGATCGCCACCGTCATCATTTCATTTTTCAGTATTTTCAGTGATTTAGGGATCGCTCCAGCTATCATTCAAAACAAGCATTTAACAGAGGATAAACTTAACGATATATTCTCTTTTACACTATGGACCGGGATAGGGATCTCCATTTTATTCTTCTTGTCATCATGGCCAATCTCCTTATTTTACAAACAGAGTTCATTGCTATCCATATGTCATTTATTATCTTTCAACTTATTCTTTGCCTCAGCCAACATCGTTCCAAACGCACTATTATTCAAGGACAAAGAATTTAAATTTATAGCATACAGGAGTTTATTTGTTCAATGCATTGGAGGAATCATAGCAATCTTAGCAGCTATATCAGGAGCTGGATTATATGCCTTAATTATCAATCCTATATTCTCAAGCATCCTTATATTCATTATTTCCATAAGAAAAAAGCCCCAGAAATTAAAATACACATTTGGATCAAAATCCATTCATGAGATATTCAGTTATTCCGCATATCAATTCATGTTTAATGTGATAAATTACTTCAGCAGAAACCTTGATAAATTATTAATAGGAAAGTATATGAGTATGAATTCCTTAGGATATTACGAGAAGTCGTACCGCTTGATGATGCTCCCGTTGCAAAACATAACACATGTCATATCACCAGTCATGCATCCCGTCTTCTCCAATTTTCAAGATGATCCGCTTAAATTAGCCCTCTCCTACGAGAAAGTCATCCGCATCCTAGCATTCATCGGGTTCCCATTATCAGTATTATTATGGTTTTGCGCCAAGGAGATTACGCTCATCCTATTCGGAGACCAATGGCTGCCATCCGTTCCCGTATTTCAGATCCTATCCTTATCCGTAGGCATACAGATCATCCTGTCCACCTCCGGCTCCATCTACCAAGCAGCCAACGATACGAAAAGCCTGTTCATATGTGGCGTATTCTCAGCCCTATTGAACGTATCAGGCATCCTCGCTGGCATATTCATATTCAAGAGCCTCGAAGCTGTCGCATGGTGTATATGTGCGACCTTCGCCATCAATTTCATACAATGTTATGTATGGATGTATAAAGTGACGCTAAAACGCAGCCTAGCGTCTTTAATCAGACAACTTATTTCCCCGGCTCCGCTCGTGGGTATATTGATAGTATGCCTATGGTCTATCCACCAATCATCCATTATATTACCGGAGCTGGCAAACTTGTTCATAAAAGCGGTTATTGCCGTTCTCATCTCCTGCATATATATTCAATTGAGTGGCGTATATAACATAATTAACTTCCTAAAATCAAAGATAAAAAGATGA
- a CDS encoding glycosyl transferase: protein MKALFLIFHGFNPANGISKKIQYQVDALQACGVDTRLCYMREPAGRKLRMIDSEILRDYGTGIKGKILKRIEYSSIVEYVRKEGIDLVYMRSNNNANPFTLHMVWQMRKNHVKVVMEIPTYPYDQEYIGFSRKATLLIDKCFRHTLAKRLSGVITFSDYQTIFGSRTIQISNGIDFKQIKLKKHINDTSHELHLIGVAEIHYWHGFDRLVKGLVNYYQANSGYNVYFHIVGNFAAKREENDILPLIKKYNLERYVILHGMRHGEELDELFEQADMGIGSLARHRSGITHIKTLKNREYAARGLPFIYSEMDSDFEGKPYILKAKADESPIEIPAILEFHRGQTLSPCQIRESVLSLSWESQMSKVLSEIDIENKK from the coding sequence ATGAAAGCCCTATTCCTTATATTCCATGGATTTAACCCGGCGAACGGGATCAGCAAGAAGATACAATATCAAGTAGACGCTTTACAGGCATGCGGAGTGGATACAAGGCTTTGCTACATGCGAGAACCAGCTGGCAGGAAACTACGCATGATCGACTCCGAGATTTTACGGGATTACGGAACTGGCATAAAAGGCAAGATCCTTAAAAGAATCGAGTATTCCTCTATAGTGGAATACGTCAGGAAAGAAGGTATCGACCTCGTCTATATGCGCTCAAACAATAACGCGAACCCTTTCACGCTCCACATGGTATGGCAGATGCGTAAAAACCACGTGAAAGTGGTCATGGAGATACCTACATACCCCTATGATCAAGAATATATCGGTTTCTCCCGTAAGGCAACGCTGCTTATCGACAAATGCTTCCGCCATACGTTAGCTAAGCGGTTAAGCGGGGTCATCACCTTTTCCGATTACCAAACAATATTCGGTAGCCGTACCATACAAATATCGAACGGGATAGACTTCAAACAAATCAAGCTAAAGAAACACATAAACGACACGAGCCATGAGCTCCACTTGATCGGGGTGGCGGAAATCCATTACTGGCATGGCTTCGACCGCCTAGTAAAAGGCTTAGTCAATTATTACCAAGCAAACTCCGGATATAATGTATATTTCCACATCGTCGGCAATTTCGCGGCGAAACGGGAAGAGAACGATATTCTCCCACTCATCAAGAAATATAACTTAGAGAGATATGTGATCCTACACGGGATGAGACACGGGGAAGAATTGGATGAGCTCTTCGAACAGGCCGATATGGGCATAGGGAGCCTCGCACGCCATAGAAGCGGCATCACCCACATCAAAACACTGAAAAACAGAGAGTACGCAGCAAGAGGGCTCCCTTTCATTTACTCCGAGATGGACAGTGATTTCGAGGGAAAGCCTTATATACTGAAAGCCAAAGCAGATGAAAGCCCGATCGAGATTCCCGCTATCCTGGAATTTCATAGGGGGCAAACGCTATCTCCCTGCCAGATCAGGGAGTCCGTCCTATCGCTTTCGTGGGAGAGCCAAATGAGTAAAGTATTAAGTGAAATTGATATAGAAAACAAAAAATAG
- a CDS encoding glycosyltransferase family 32 protein: MIPKIIHLCWLSGDPYPRKIQDCLDSWKKHLPSYEIILWDTKRFNIHEVPWVEQAFNTKKYAFAADYIRLYALYHHGGIYLDSDVEILKSLDNFLELPYFVGAETSGTIEAAILGAEKGCDWIKCCLDYYEGRNFIREDGSYDIRMLPEILNETILRLKPVINMPSGSNIDDLKKKDLGEAVYVLPKEYFSPKVFDSREVFLTPETHAIHHYQNSWFSHKAFAYYRTRTLFIKIFGYKAVRSLEKMLLKR; this comes from the coding sequence ATGATTCCTAAAATCATACATCTCTGTTGGTTAAGTGGTGATCCATATCCACGGAAAATACAAGACTGCCTTGATAGCTGGAAAAAACACCTTCCTAGCTACGAGATCATTTTATGGGACACGAAACGTTTTAACATCCACGAAGTCCCATGGGTAGAGCAAGCGTTCAACACCAAGAAATATGCGTTCGCCGCCGATTACATCCGGTTGTACGCTCTTTACCACCATGGAGGAATCTACTTAGACTCAGACGTGGAGATACTGAAGAGCCTCGATAACTTTCTTGAGCTGCCCTATTTCGTCGGGGCGGAAACTTCCGGTACGATTGAGGCGGCCATATTAGGAGCCGAAAAAGGTTGTGACTGGATCAAATGCTGCTTGGATTATTATGAAGGACGAAATTTCATACGTGAAGACGGAAGTTATGATATCCGTATGCTACCGGAGATCCTGAACGAGACCATACTCCGTCTAAAGCCCGTCATAAACATGCCCAGCGGTAGCAATATCGACGATCTGAAGAAAAAAGACCTAGGAGAGGCTGTCTATGTCTTGCCCAAGGAATACTTCTCGCCTAAGGTATTCGATTCGAGAGAGGTATTCCTCACCCCTGAGACCCATGCGATTCATCATTACCAAAACTCATGGTTTTCGCATAAGGCTTTCGCCTACTACCGTACACGGACATTATTCATCAAGATATTCGGATACAAGGCCGTAAGGTCTTTGGAGAAGATGCTATTAAAACGATAA
- a CDS encoding glycosyltransferase family 2 protein → MKWAKKYISIYNQPLDNVQEGIIQEIKQKLAKVQSDEPVVTVSVIAYNEERHLLPCLWALSEMRCEYPVEIIGVNNDSSDRTGEIFRLVGLPHYLEKRHSCGYARQCGLDHARGRYHINIDADTMYPPLYVQILVDHLRIPGNVACCSSWSYIPDERHSRLDLFFYELSRDIYLYFLSFKRPELSVRGLVFAYHTEPARRIGIRVDIKRGEDGTLAMHLREVGKIVFIHDRKARAVTGYGTVGQDGSLLNSLKVRVYKALRNIHQLFTKQEKYQDEESNLIK, encoded by the coding sequence ATGAAATGGGCAAAAAAATACATATCCATATACAATCAACCCCTAGACAACGTCCAGGAGGGGATCATTCAAGAAATCAAGCAAAAACTAGCGAAGGTACAAAGCGACGAGCCCGTGGTTACCGTATCCGTCATAGCTTACAATGAGGAGAGGCATTTATTGCCTTGCCTATGGGCGCTGAGTGAGATGAGATGCGAATATCCCGTGGAGATCATCGGCGTAAACAATGATTCATCCGATAGGACCGGTGAGATATTCCGTCTCGTAGGCCTCCCGCATTATTTGGAAAAACGACATAGTTGTGGATATGCCCGCCAATGCGGACTAGACCACGCACGAGGCAGGTACCATATCAATATCGACGCAGATACCATGTACCCTCCCCTATACGTCCAGATCCTAGTAGATCATTTGCGGATTCCGGGAAACGTAGCCTGCTGCTCCTCATGGAGCTATATCCCGGATGAGCGACACTCAAGGCTCGACCTGTTCTTCTACGAGTTGTCACGGGATATCTATCTATACTTTCTATCATTCAAGCGCCCGGAACTAAGCGTAAGAGGGCTCGTTTTCGCCTATCATACAGAGCCGGCCCGGAGAATCGGGATTCGGGTAGATATAAAAAGAGGAGAAGACGGTACATTAGCCATGCATCTAAGAGAAGTAGGTAAGATCGTATTCATTCACGATCGCAAGGCGAGGGCCGTCACAGGGTACGGAACGGTGGGTCAAGACGGCTCCTTGCTCAATAGCCTAAAAGTAAGGGTATACAAAGCGTTAAGGAACATACACCAGCTTTTCACCAAACAAGAAAAGTATCAAGACGAGGAATCTAATTTAATTAAATAA